A genome region from Thalassococcus arenae includes the following:
- the leuB gene encoding 3-isopropylmalate dehydrogenase, whose protein sequence is MTNPSLLILPGDGIGPEVMAEVRRVIDWFGAKRGINFDVSEDLVGGCAYDMHGVPLHDDTMAKAQEVDAVLLGAVGGPQYDNLDFSVKPERGLLRLRKEMDLYANLRPAQCFDALADFSSLKKDVVAGLDIMIVRELTSGVYFGEPRGIFEEGNERVGINTQRYTESEIDRVARSAFELAMRRGKKLCSMEKANVMESGVLWREVVTRVGADYPEVELSHMYADAGAMQLTRWPKQFDVIVTDNLFGDLLSDLAAMLTGSLGMLPSASLGAPMANGRPKALYEPVHGSAPDIAGQGKANPIACILSFAMALRYSFDMGDEATRVEQAVEAVLADGVRTADLLGQEGVQPVSTTQMGDAVLAKLDASL, encoded by the coding sequence ATGACGAATCCCTCGCTTCTCATCCTGCCCGGTGACGGTATCGGCCCCGAGGTCATGGCCGAGGTTCGCCGCGTCATCGACTGGTTCGGCGCCAAACGGGGGATCAACTTCGATGTCAGCGAAGACCTGGTCGGCGGCTGCGCCTACGACATGCACGGCGTCCCGCTGCACGACGACACCATGGCCAAGGCGCAAGAGGTCGATGCCGTGCTGCTTGGGGCCGTCGGCGGGCCGCAATACGACAATCTCGACTTCTCGGTAAAGCCCGAACGCGGCCTGCTGCGCCTGCGCAAGGAGATGGATCTCTATGCCAACCTGCGCCCGGCGCAGTGTTTCGACGCGCTGGCGGATTTCTCGTCGCTGAAAAAGGACGTGGTCGCAGGCCTCGACATCATGATCGTCCGGGAACTGACCAGCGGTGTCTATTTCGGCGAACCGCGCGGCATCTTCGAAGAAGGCAACGAACGCGTCGGCATCAACACGCAGCGCTACACCGAGTCAGAGATCGACCGCGTCGCGCGGTCGGCCTTTGAACTGGCCATGCGCCGGGGCAAGAAACTCTGCTCGATGGAAAAGGCCAACGTGATGGAATCCGGCGTGCTTTGGCGCGAGGTCGTGACCCGCGTCGGCGCCGATTACCCCGAGGTCGAGTTGAGCCACATGTATGCCGATGCCGGCGCCATGCAGCTGACCCGCTGGCCCAAGCAGTTTGACGTCATCGTCACCGACAACCTGTTCGGCGATTTGCTGTCCGACCTTGCCGCGATGCTGACCGGCAGCCTGGGCATGTTGCCCTCGGCCAGCCTGGGCGCGCCGATGGCCAATGGCCGGCCAAAGGCTCTGTACGAGCCGGTCCACGGCTCGGCTCCCGACATCGCAGGGCAGGGAAAGGCGAACCCGATCGCCTGCATCCTCAGCTTTGCCATGGCGCTGCGCTACAGCTTCGACATGGGCGACGAAGCGACCCGCGTCGAACAGGCGGTCGAGGCGGTTCTGGCCGATGGTGTGCGCACTGCCGATCTGCTGGGGCAAGAGGGCGTGCAGCCGGTTTCGACCACGCAGATGGGCGATGCGGTCCTCGCCAAGCTGGACGCGTCGCTGTAG
- a CDS encoding LysR family transcriptional regulator codes for MNASLSSLDWSLIQTFLTVAETGSLSQAARRLGISQPTAGRQIKQIEEALALTLFHRKARGLQPTDAAHALLPHARAMADGMHALSLTAAGRSDRLAGPVRITASQFTAHHHLPPILARIRQEEPDISIDLVPNDASENLLYREADIAVRMFRSEQLDIVTRHLGDLELGIYGARAYLDRAGRPKTFDEFFDFDLIGYDRSDLILRGLRDYGVEATRDWFATRCDNHSVYFELLRAGCGLGFAQRNLADRYPELERLFPDMPLPTLPVWLAAHEAVRDTPRIRRVWDILAEGLAPQVS; via the coding sequence ATGAATGCATCACTCTCATCCCTTGACTGGTCGCTGATACAGACCTTCCTGACCGTCGCCGAAACCGGGTCGCTGTCGCAGGCGGCGCGGCGGCTGGGCATCAGCCAGCCCACCGCCGGTCGGCAGATCAAGCAGATCGAAGAGGCGCTGGCCCTGACCCTGTTCCACCGCAAGGCCCGCGGCCTGCAGCCGACCGATGCCGCGCACGCCCTGCTGCCCCATGCCCGCGCCATGGCCGATGGCATGCACGCGCTCAGCCTGACCGCTGCGGGCCGCTCCGACCGGCTGGCGGGGCCAGTGCGCATCACCGCCAGCCAGTTCACCGCGCATCACCACCTGCCGCCGATCCTTGCGCGCATCCGGCAGGAGGAACCCGATATCTCGATCGACCTCGTCCCCAACGATGCTTCGGAAAACCTGCTGTATCGCGAGGCGGACATCGCCGTGCGCATGTTCCGATCCGAACAACTGGACATCGTCACCCGCCATCTGGGTGATCTGGAACTGGGTATCTATGGCGCGCGCGCCTATCTCGACCGCGCCGGGCGACCCAAGACCTTCGACGAGTTCTTCGACTTCGACCTGATCGGCTATGATCGGTCCGATCTGATTCTGCGCGGTCTGCGCGACTACGGGGTCGAGGCGACCCGTGACTGGTTCGCCACGCGCTGCGACAACCACAGCGTCTATTTCGAACTGCTGCGCGCCGGGTGCGGTCTGGGTTTCGCGCAACGCAATCTCGCCGACCGGTATCCCGAACTGGAACGCCTGTTCCCCGACATGCCGCTGCCGACCCTGCCGGTGTGGCTCGCCGCGCACGAGGCGGTGCGCGACACGCCCCGGATCCGCCGGGTCTGGGACATTCTGGCCGAGGGTCTCGCACCGCAGGTTTCTTGA
- a CDS encoding epimerase has translation MTGTVLILGGAGRFGKHAAEAFWNAGWRIRLFDRSRDDLTSASDGAEVIVNAWNPPYADWARTLPSLTGRVISAAKGTGATVLIPGNVYNFGAEAKDLFGSGTPHAATNPLGRLRAEMEAAYRAAGVRTIVLRAGDFLDTEASGNWFDKVMAPSLGRGVLTYPGDPDAAHAWAWLPDMARAAELLARRRRNLPAFVDVPFPGYTLTARQMANVLSRSLNRPVRVKRMNWLPIHLAQPVWPTARHLLEMRYLWSKPHRLDPALLNDLLPAFAATDPEDALGQAAMAAMRAARECAGRPRRVCAARFRLRHS, from the coding sequence ATGACGGGAACGGTCTTGATCCTTGGCGGTGCGGGCCGCTTTGGAAAACACGCCGCCGAGGCCTTCTGGAACGCCGGATGGCGCATCCGTCTGTTCGACCGTTCGCGCGACGATCTGACATCGGCCAGCGACGGCGCGGAAGTGATCGTCAATGCCTGGAACCCGCCCTACGCGGATTGGGCCAGGACTTTGCCATCGCTGACCGGGCGCGTCATCTCTGCGGCCAAGGGGACCGGCGCAACCGTTCTGATCCCCGGCAACGTCTACAATTTCGGGGCCGAAGCCAAGGACCTGTTCGGTTCCGGCACCCCGCACGCCGCCACGAATCCATTGGGCCGGCTGCGCGCCGAGATGGAGGCTGCCTACCGTGCGGCCGGTGTCAGGACGATCGTGCTGCGCGCGGGCGATTTCCTTGATACCGAAGCGTCGGGCAACTGGTTCGACAAGGTGATGGCCCCGTCGCTGGGTCGTGGCGTGCTGACGTATCCGGGCGATCCCGACGCGGCGCATGCCTGGGCCTGGCTGCCGGACATGGCCCGGGCGGCCGAGCTTTTGGCGCGCCGGCGGCGGAACCTGCCGGCTTTCGTCGACGTCCCGTTTCCCGGTTACACGCTGACCGCGCGGCAGATGGCGAACGTGTTGTCGCGGTCGCTGAATCGCCCGGTGCGGGTCAAGCGGATGAACTGGCTGCCGATCCATCTGGCGCAACCGGTTTGGCCGACGGCCCGGCACCTGCTCGAGATGCGCTATCTCTGGTCCAAGCCGCATCGGCTCGACCCGGCTCTGCTGAATGACCTGTTGCCGGCTTTCGCCGCAACCGATCCCGAAGACGCGCTCGGGCAAGCGGCCATGGCCGCGATGCGGGCGGCTAGGGAATGCGCAGGTCGACCCAGACGGGTCTGTGCGGCCCGTTTCCGTCTACGGCATTCCTGA
- a CDS encoding endonuclease/exonuclease/phosphatase family protein has protein sequence MLRDLMGDKDKAATAAIAELAAMGADIVVLTHVDYDAGHAALTALRDRLRSEGVDYPHLFALRPNSGTPTGRDMDGDGRLGGPRDAQGYGRFAGQGGLAVLSRLPFGPAVDMSPMLWRDLPGSRIAADDPGHDIQRLSSTGHWRLPVQTPSGTLTLIVLAATPPVFDGPEDRNGRRNADEIALAGLMLDGVLPGGLERPDWPVIVGNLNLDPDRGDGLRSAVQALLTHSRLQDPLPGLATVRWDSAGSMRVSYVLPGSAFTVTGAAVRNAVDGNGPHRPVWVDLRIP, from the coding sequence TTGCTGCGGGATCTTATGGGCGACAAGGACAAGGCCGCGACGGCCGCCATCGCAGAACTCGCCGCGATGGGGGCCGACATCGTTGTGCTGACCCATGTCGATTACGACGCCGGTCATGCCGCGCTGACGGCGCTGCGCGACCGGTTGCGCTCCGAGGGGGTCGACTACCCCCATCTCTTTGCCTTGCGCCCCAACTCGGGAACGCCGACCGGACGCGACATGGATGGCGACGGACGGCTGGGCGGGCCGCGCGACGCACAGGGCTATGGACGGTTCGCGGGGCAGGGCGGGCTGGCAGTTCTGTCGCGCTTGCCCTTCGGTCCTGCGGTCGACATGTCGCCGATGCTCTGGCGCGATCTGCCCGGCAGCCGGATCGCCGCTGACGATCCCGGCCACGACATTCAGCGCCTGTCCTCGACCGGGCATTGGCGCCTGCCGGTGCAAACGCCTTCGGGCACCCTGACGCTGATCGTTCTTGCCGCGACACCGCCGGTCTTCGACGGGCCCGAGGATCGCAACGGCCGGCGCAATGCAGACGAGATCGCGTTGGCCGGACTGATGCTGGACGGCGTGCTGCCAGGCGGCCTGGAAAGGCCGGACTGGCCCGTGATCGTCGGGAATCTCAACCTCGATCCCGATCGCGGTGACGGGTTACGCAGCGCTGTGCAGGCTTTGCTGACGCATTCCCGCCTGCAAGATCCGCTGCCGGGTTTGGCGACGGTTCGCTGGGACAGTGCGGGATCGATGCGCGTCAGCTATGTTCTGCCGGGCTCGGCCTTCACCGTGACCGGCGCCGCAGTCAGGAATGCCGTAGACGGAAACGGGCCGCACAGACCCGTCTGGGTCGACCTGCGCATTCCCTAG
- the leuD gene encoding 3-isopropylmalate dehydratase small subunit, translated as MEKFTTLTGIAAPLPLVNIDTDMIIPKQFLKTIKRSGLGVNLFDEMRYDRQGNEIPDFVLNQPQYRQAEILVAGDNFGCGSSREHAPWALKDFGIKSVISTSFADIFYNNCFKNGILPIVLPQEAVDVLMKDAEKGSNARMIVDLEAQTVTSSDGERFSFEVDGFKKHCLLNGLDDIGLTMEKAAAIDTFEVQASQARPWV; from the coding sequence ATGGAAAAATTCACCACCCTCACCGGGATCGCGGCACCACTGCCGCTGGTCAATATCGACACCGACATGATCATTCCGAAACAGTTCCTGAAGACGATCAAGCGCTCGGGTCTCGGCGTGAACCTGTTCGACGAGATGCGCTATGACCGCCAGGGCAACGAGATCCCCGATTTCGTGCTGAACCAGCCGCAATACCGACAGGCCGAAATCCTGGTCGCGGGCGACAATTTCGGCTGCGGATCGTCGCGGGAACACGCCCCCTGGGCGCTCAAGGATTTCGGTATCAAGTCGGTCATCTCGACCAGCTTCGCCGACATCTTCTACAACAACTGCTTCAAGAACGGCATCCTGCCCATCGTCTTGCCGCAGGAAGCGGTCGACGTGCTGATGAAGGACGCCGAAAAGGGGTCGAACGCGCGGATGATCGTCGATCTCGAGGCGCAGACGGTGACCAGCTCGGACGGCGAACGATTTTCGTTCGAAGTAGACGGTTTCAAGAAACACTGCCTTTTGAACGGACTGGACGACATCGGCCTGACAATGGAAAAGGCCGCCGCGATCGATACGTTCGAGGTGCAGGCCAGCCAGGCGCGGCCCTGGGTCTGA
- the leuC gene encoding 3-isopropylmalate dehydratase large subunit: MSPKTLYDKIWDAHVVHEDADGTCLLYIDRHLVHEVTSPQAFEGLRMAGRKVRAPEKTIAVPDHNVPTTAGRDNPDQMPEDSRIQVAALDKNARDFGIHYYPVNDVRQGIVHIVGPEQGWTLPGMTVVCGDSHTATHGAFGALAHGIGTSEVEHVLATQTLIQKKSKNMKVEITGKLRPGVTAKDITLAVIGATGTAGGTGYVIEYCGEAIRDLSMEGRMTVCNMAIEGGARAGLIAPDQKTFDYVKGRPHAPKGAQYEAALNWWKTLYSDEGAHWDKVVTLKGEEIEPVVTWGTSPEDVLPITATVPAPEDFKGGKVEAARRSLDYMGLKPGTKLTDIEIDTVFIGSCTNGRIEDLRAAAEILKGRKIKVKRAMVVPGSGLVRAQAEEEGLADIFREAGFEWRLAGCSMCLAMNPDQLSEGERCASTSNRNFEGRQGYKGRTHLVSPAMAAAAAITGRLTDVRELMNEPVPA, from the coding sequence ATGTCCCCCAAGACGCTCTATGACAAGATCTGGGACGCCCATGTCGTCCACGAAGACGCCGATGGCACCTGCCTTCTGTATATCGATCGGCACCTGGTGCACGAGGTGACCAGCCCGCAAGCTTTCGAGGGGCTGCGCATGGCCGGCCGCAAGGTGCGCGCTCCGGAAAAGACCATTGCGGTGCCGGATCACAACGTGCCCACCACAGCGGGCCGTGACAACCCCGACCAGATGCCCGAGGACAGCCGCATCCAGGTCGCAGCGCTGGACAAGAACGCGCGTGACTTCGGCATTCACTATTACCCGGTCAACGACGTGCGTCAGGGCATCGTGCACATCGTCGGGCCGGAACAGGGATGGACCCTGCCGGGTATGACGGTCGTCTGTGGTGACAGCCACACCGCGACCCACGGCGCCTTCGGGGCGCTGGCCCACGGCATCGGCACGTCCGAGGTGGAACATGTGCTGGCCACCCAGACGCTGATCCAGAAGAAATCCAAGAACATGAAGGTCGAGATCACCGGCAAGCTGCGCCCGGGGGTCACGGCCAAGGACATCACCCTCGCGGTGATCGGCGCCACCGGCACCGCAGGCGGCACCGGCTATGTCATCGAATATTGCGGCGAGGCGATCCGCGACCTGTCGATGGAAGGTCGGATGACCGTCTGCAACATGGCCATCGAAGGCGGCGCCCGCGCCGGCCTGATCGCGCCCGATCAGAAAACCTTCGACTACGTCAAGGGCCGCCCGCACGCCCCCAAGGGCGCGCAGTACGAAGCGGCGTTGAACTGGTGGAAGACGCTTTACTCCGACGAAGGTGCGCACTGGGACAAGGTCGTCACGCTCAAGGGCGAAGAGATCGAGCCGGTCGTGACCTGGGGCACATCGCCCGAAGACGTGCTGCCGATCACCGCGACCGTCCCCGCACCCGAGGACTTCAAGGGCGGCAAGGTCGAGGCCGCGCGCCGGTCGCTGGATTACATGGGGCTGAAACCGGGCACCAAGCTCACCGATATCGAGATCGACACGGTCTTCATCGGGTCGTGTACCAATGGCCGGATCGAAGACCTGCGCGCTGCGGCCGAAATCCTCAAGGGCCGCAAGATCAAGGTCAAGCGCGCGATGGTCGTGCCGGGCTCGGGTCTGGTCCGCGCCCAGGCCGAAGAGGAAGGGCTGGCCGACATCTTCCGCGAGGCCGGGTTCGAATGGCGGCTTGCCGGTTGCTCGATGTGCCTTGCGATGAACCCCGACCAGCTGTCCGAGGGCGAGCGCTGCGCGTCGACCTCGAACCGCAACTTCGAAGGCCGCCAGGGCTACAAGGGCCGTACCCACCTGGTATCGCCTGCCATGGCCGCCGCTGCGGCGATCACGGGTCGGCTGACCGATGTGCGCGAATTGATGAACGAGCCGGTTCCGGCCTGA
- a CDS encoding mechanosensitive ion channel family protein produces MNPTDPASVLTDSAALTELTTGLTAWAGSIMSALLRPWVGYQLLIALSVFAVAHGLAALIRPRVHEWLREREGWPKYRLRTALVVIRRLRMVIFVILLSIVVLVMREVTWPSRSFVLVVLRDLGVAWLIIAFATRLIGNALLRAIVRYGAWIWVTLSILGFWDEAQTVLDQAAISIGETRLSALMVIQAFVILGVLIAGARFLSTTTSATIRRNKEISPSMQVLAVKFLQVLLYGAAFFIGLKLVGFDLTGLAVLSGAIGVGLGFGLQKVVSNLVSGIIILLDKSIKPGDVISLGETFGWINSLGARYVSVVTRDGREYLIPNEDLITGQVVNWSHSDDFVRLDIFFGTAYHDDPHKVRQIAVDAAKSVDRVLSFKAPVCHIVGFGDSSVDYILRFWIRDPTGGLTNIRGNVYLALWDAFQEHGISIPFPQREVRMLGEPEAKPATVPD; encoded by the coding sequence ATGAACCCCACCGACCCCGCCTCCGTCCTGACCGACAGCGCCGCATTGACCGAATTGACGACCGGGCTGACGGCCTGGGCGGGATCGATCATGAGCGCCCTGTTGCGCCCTTGGGTTGGTTACCAGCTTCTGATCGCCCTGTCGGTCTTTGCCGTCGCACATGGCCTTGCCGCCTTGATACGCCCCCGCGTGCACGAGTGGCTGCGCGAACGCGAAGGCTGGCCCAAGTACCGCCTGCGCACGGCGCTGGTCGTCATTCGCCGTCTTCGGATGGTCATCTTCGTCATTCTGCTGTCCATCGTCGTCCTGGTGATGCGGGAAGTGACCTGGCCTTCGCGGTCTTTCGTTCTGGTGGTTTTGCGCGACCTCGGCGTTGCCTGGCTGATCATCGCCTTCGCGACGCGGCTGATCGGCAACGCGCTGTTGCGGGCAATCGTGCGGTACGGCGCGTGGATCTGGGTGACGCTGTCGATCCTGGGTTTCTGGGACGAAGCGCAGACCGTTCTGGACCAGGCCGCGATCAGCATCGGCGAAACGCGTCTTTCGGCGCTGATGGTGATCCAGGCCTTTGTCATCCTTGGCGTCCTGATCGCGGGTGCCCGGTTCCTGTCGACCACGACCAGCGCCACGATCCGGCGCAACAAGGAAATCTCGCCCAGCATGCAGGTGCTGGCGGTGAAGTTCCTGCAGGTGCTGCTGTATGGCGCGGCGTTCTTCATCGGGCTCAAGCTGGTCGGTTTCGACTTGACCGGGCTTGCGGTGCTGTCCGGCGCCATCGGTGTCGGCCTTGGTTTCGGCCTGCAGAAAGTTGTCTCGAACCTGGTGTCGGGGATCATCATCCTGCTCGACAAGTCGATCAAGCCGGGCGACGTGATCTCGCTGGGCGAAACCTTTGGCTGGATCAATTCGCTGGGCGCCCGTTATGTCAGCGTGGTCACGCGCGACGGCAGGGAATACCTGATCCCGAACGAGGACCTGATCACCGGGCAGGTGGTCAACTGGTCGCATTCGGACGATTTCGTGCGGCTCGATATCTTTTTCGGGACGGCCTATCACGACGATCCGCACAAGGTGCGCCAGATCGCCGTCGACGCGGCGAAAAGCGTGGACCGGGTGCTGAGCTTCAAGGCTCCGGTCTGCCATATCGTCGGGTTCGGCGACAGCAGCGTCGACTACATCCTGCGCTTCTGGATCCGCGACCCCACCGGCGGGCTTACGAACATTCGCGGCAACGTCTACCTGGCGCTTTGGGATGCCTTCCAGGAACACGGCATTTCGATTCCGTTCCCGCAGCGCGAAGTGCGTATGCTGGGCGAACCGGAGGCGAAACCGGCGACCGTGCCGGACTGA
- a CDS encoding acetyl-CoA C-acyltransferase family protein produces the protein MSDDIVILSGARTAIGTFGGSLAATPPIELGTAAAKAALDRAGVEGGQIGHVVFGHVINTEPRDMYLSRVAAMQAGVPDTTPAMNVNRLCGSGAQAIVSGVQNLMLGDADFALVGGAENMSRSPFIIPDQRWGAKMGDIRTLDMMLGALNCPFGTGHMGVTAENVSKEHDIDRAAQDAFALESQTRAAKAIAEGRFVDQIVPVEVRVKRDMVAFATDEHPKATTAEALAGLRAVFQKDGSVTAGNASGINDGAAALVLARAGAAQKAGLKPRARVLGYAHAGVRPEVMGIGPVPAVQALLARTGLSVGDFDVIESNEAFAAQALAVNKVLGLDPAKVNPNGGAIALGHPVGATGAIITVKALYELERIGGSKALITMCIGGGQGIALAIERL, from the coding sequence ATGTCGGACGATATCGTCATTCTCAGCGGCGCACGCACGGCCATCGGAACATTCGGCGGCAGCCTGGCGGCAACGCCACCGATCGAACTGGGCACGGCAGCGGCCAAGGCCGCGCTCGACCGTGCAGGCGTCGAAGGCGGCCAGATCGGCCATGTCGTCTTTGGCCATGTCATCAACACCGAACCGCGCGACATGTACCTGTCGCGCGTGGCCGCGATGCAGGCCGGCGTGCCGGACACCACACCGGCGATGAACGTCAACCGGTTGTGCGGGTCGGGCGCACAGGCGATCGTGTCGGGTGTGCAGAACCTGATGCTGGGCGATGCCGATTTCGCGCTGGTTGGCGGCGCCGAGAACATGAGCCGATCGCCCTTCATCATCCCGGACCAGCGGTGGGGCGCCAAGATGGGCGATATCAGGACGCTGGACATGATGCTGGGCGCGCTGAACTGTCCGTTCGGCACCGGCCACATGGGCGTTACCGCCGAGAACGTCTCGAAAGAGCACGACATCGATCGTGCGGCACAGGATGCCTTTGCACTGGAAAGCCAGACCCGCGCCGCCAAGGCGATCGCAGAGGGTCGGTTCGTCGACCAGATCGTGCCGGTCGAGGTGCGGGTGAAGCGCGACATGGTGGCCTTTGCCACCGACGAACATCCCAAGGCGACGACGGCCGAGGCGCTGGCCGGTCTGCGGGCGGTCTTCCAGAAGGACGGCAGCGTGACGGCTGGCAATGCGAGCGGAATCAACGACGGTGCCGCTGCACTGGTGTTGGCGCGGGCGGGCGCCGCGCAAAAGGCTGGGCTGAAGCCCCGCGCGCGGGTCCTGGGCTATGCCCATGCCGGTGTGCGCCCCGAAGTGATGGGTATAGGTCCGGTTCCTGCGGTGCAGGCGCTGCTGGCGCGCACCGGACTGAGCGTCGGCGATTTCGACGTGATCGAATCGAACGAGGCCTTCGCGGCGCAGGCGCTGGCGGTCAACAAGGTGCTGGGTCTCGACCCGGCCAAGGTGAACCCCAACGGCGGGGCCATCGCACTGGGCCATCCCGTCGGCGCCACCGGCGCGATCATCACGGTCAAGGCGCTCTACGAGCTCGAGCGGATCGGCGGCAGCAAGGCGCTGATCACCATGTGCATCGGCGGGGGTCAGGGCATCGCGCTGGCGATCGAGCGGCTTTGA
- the pbpC gene encoding penicillin-binding protein 1C, translating into MRSLLVLVVLLWGAAITRDRAESWVDGTVLPPLVHATGAEIRDRNGALLRAYTVEDGRWRLDLPLDRVDPLFLDMLVAYEDKRFFRHNGVDPLAVLRAGWQALRNGRAVSGASTLTMQVARLLEDSGTGTWQGKLRQARLALALERQLSKDEILGLYLRLAPYGGNVEGLRAASLIWLGREPVRLTPAQAALLVALPQAPETRRPDRFPQAARLARDRVLQRSAKAGVIDADTVRASLRDPVPNGRHPMPKLAPHLSDRVMAQAQGRHDLMLDADLQSRLEALADEVMRGHDPRLSIAIIVADHENAEILASVGSAAYASRGQGFVDMTNAKRSPGSTLKPLVYGLAFDRGLAHPETLILDAPVQFGRYAPQNFDGVFRGDVRIARALQLSLNIPVVRLTQAMGPAHLMAALRDAGLSPELPPGGAPGLAVSLGGVGLSLEELVTLYAALAQQGQARALRWNRLDPPTDPVSIMSRAAAWQVGHILADLAPPPTSGKPGQVAYKTGTSYGHRDAWAIGWDGRYVAGVWIGRPDGTPVPGAFGGDLAAPVLFQALARARAVPVALPPPPPDALLVSGARLPPNLQRFGAAVQAQAPLLHLAFPPDGARLPAEGAPLTIKLRGGIAPYTLLADGRVLATGLRRTQITGPRLAPGYTALSVIDASGQSASVTVEAR; encoded by the coding sequence ATGCGTAGCCTGCTGGTTCTCGTGGTCCTGTTGTGGGGCGCGGCAATCACCCGCGATCGCGCCGAAAGCTGGGTCGACGGAACCGTTCTGCCGCCGCTGGTGCACGCAACCGGCGCCGAAATCCGTGACCGCAACGGTGCGTTGCTGCGGGCCTATACCGTCGAGGATGGGCGCTGGCGCCTGGATTTACCGCTGGACCGGGTCGATCCGCTGTTCTTGGACATGCTGGTTGCCTACGAAGACAAAAGGTTCTTTCGCCATAACGGGGTCGATCCGCTGGCTGTCCTTCGCGCCGGCTGGCAGGCGCTGCGGAACGGTCGCGCGGTTTCGGGGGCTTCGACCCTGACCATGCAGGTAGCGCGTCTGCTCGAAGACAGCGGCACCGGAACCTGGCAAGGCAAGCTGCGGCAAGCGCGTCTTGCACTTGCGCTGGAACGGCAATTGTCCAAGGACGAAATCCTGGGGCTTTATCTGCGACTGGCGCCCTATGGCGGCAACGTGGAAGGCCTGCGCGCGGCGTCGCTGATCTGGCTGGGCAGGGAACCTGTTCGCCTGACCCCTGCACAGGCCGCGCTGCTGGTCGCCCTGCCGCAAGCGCCCGAGACCCGACGGCCGGACCGCTTTCCCCAGGCCGCGCGGCTGGCCCGCGACCGTGTGCTGCAGCGAAGCGCGAAGGCGGGTGTCATCGATGCCGATACTGTCCGTGCCAGCCTGCGCGATCCGGTCCCCAACGGCCGCCATCCCATGCCCAAACTGGCGCCGCACCTGTCCGACCGGGTTATGGCGCAAGCGCAGGGACGACATGACCTGATGCTCGACGCCGACCTGCAGTCGCGCCTCGAAGCCCTGGCCGACGAAGTGATGCGTGGCCACGATCCGCGCCTCTCTATCGCGATCATTGTTGCGGATCATGAAAACGCCGAGATATTGGCTTCGGTCGGCTCGGCGGCCTATGCGTCACGCGGGCAGGGCTTCGTCGACATGACAAACGCCAAACGCTCGCCCGGATCCACGTTGAAACCGCTGGTCTACGGCCTTGCCTTCGACCGCGGGCTTGCCCATCCCGAAACCCTGATCCTCGATGCGCCGGTTCAGTTCGGTCGGTACGCTCCGCAGAATTTCGACGGAGTATTTCGCGGCGACGTTCGGATCGCCCGGGCCCTTCAACTATCGCTGAACATTCCGGTCGTCCGGCTGACCCAGGCGATGGGTCCGGCCCATCTGATGGCGGCGCTGCGCGATGCCGGCCTGTCGCCCGAGTTGCCGCCGGGCGGGGCGCCCGGTCTTGCGGTCAGTCTTGGCGGGGTGGGGCTGTCGCTGGAGGAACTGGTGACGCTCTACGCCGCGCTCGCGCAGCAGGGACAAGCGCGGGCGCTGCGCTGGAACAGGCTCGACCCTCCCACTGATCCCGTCTCGATCATGAGCCGTGCCGCTGCCTGGCAGGTCGGACATATCCTTGCCGATCTCGCGCCCCCGCCGACATCCGGGAAACCCGGTCAGGTGGCCTACAAGACCGGAACATCCTACGGACACCGCGACGCATGGGCGATCGGCTGGGACGGCCGCTATGTCGCCGGGGTCTGGATCGGGCGGCCGGACGGCACGCCGGTTCCGGGCGCGTTCGGCGGCGATCTCGCTGCCCCCGTGCTGTTCCAGGCGCTGGCGCGTGCCCGCGCCGTGCCGGTCGCCTTGCCCCCGCCGCCACCGGACGCCTTGCTGGTTTCCGGCGCGCGACTGCCGCCAAACCTGCAACGCTTCGGCGCCGCGGTGCAGGCCCAGGCGCCGCTATTGCACCTGGCCTTTCCGCCCGACGGCGCGCGTCTGCCCGCAGAAGGCGCGCCGCTGACGATCAAGCTGCGCGGCGGCATCGCGCCCTACACCTTGCTGGCAGACGGCCGCGTCCTTGCGACCGGCCTGCGCCGCACCCAGATAACCGGGCCGCGCCTGGCGCCAGGCTACACCGCGCTGTCGGTCATCGACGCCTCGGGCCAATCGGCCAGCGTCACCGTCGAAGCGCGCTGA